Proteins from one Brevibacillus humidisoli genomic window:
- a CDS encoding ornithine--oxo-acid transaminase — translation MVQTKQIIEQTERYGAHNYHPLPIVISRAEGVWVEDPEGNRYLDMLSAYSALNQGHRHPRIIQALKEQADKVTLTSRAFHNDQLGLFYERLAQYTGKQMILPMNTGAEAVETALKAVRRWAYEVKQVPDNQAEIIVCEGNFHGRTLTVTSFSSSPEYKRGFGPFTPGFKVIPYGDLEALEQAITPHTAAFLVEPIQGEAGIIIPPEGYLKAAYKLCRAHNVLFVADEIQTGFGRTGKRFACDWEGITPDVYIMGKALGGGVFPISAVAADRDVLGLFEPGSHGSTFGGNPLGCAVAIAALDVLEEEELATRSLELGNYFMDQLRQMKNPLIREVRGRGLFIGVELSTQARPYCEQLKERGLLCKETHETTIRFAPPLVISKEELDWALERIRQVLA, via the coding sequence ATGGTGCAAACCAAGCAGATCATCGAACAAACGGAGCGGTATGGCGCGCATAACTATCATCCGCTGCCGATCGTGATTAGTCGTGCCGAGGGCGTATGGGTGGAAGACCCGGAAGGAAACCGCTATTTGGATATGCTGAGTGCTTACTCTGCGCTCAACCAGGGGCATCGCCATCCCCGGATCATCCAGGCATTGAAAGAACAGGCTGACAAAGTAACCCTGACGTCGAGAGCGTTTCACAACGATCAGTTGGGATTGTTCTATGAGCGACTGGCTCAGTATACCGGCAAGCAGATGATTCTGCCGATGAATACCGGTGCAGAGGCAGTGGAGACAGCGCTCAAGGCTGTCAGGCGCTGGGCGTATGAGGTGAAACAAGTTCCCGACAACCAGGCAGAGATTATCGTATGCGAAGGAAATTTTCACGGTAGAACGTTAACCGTTACTTCGTTTTCCTCGTCGCCTGAATACAAGCGTGGATTTGGACCGTTTACACCCGGGTTCAAGGTTATCCCCTATGGTGATCTGGAAGCCCTGGAGCAGGCGATCACTCCACATACGGCCGCATTTTTGGTCGAGCCGATACAGGGAGAAGCAGGGATCATCATCCCGCCAGAAGGATATTTGAAGGCAGCTTACAAACTGTGCAGGGCGCATAACGTCCTGTTTGTCGCTGACGAGATCCAGACCGGATTTGGTCGGACCGGCAAGCGTTTTGCCTGCGATTGGGAAGGCATCACACCTGATGTTTACATCATGGGCAAGGCGTTGGGCGGAGGGGTCTTTCCGATCTCTGCCGTAGCCGCCGATCGGGATGTACTGGGCTTGTTTGAACCAGGATCGCACGGTTCCACATTTGGCGGCAACCCATTGGGCTGCGCCGTGGCGATTGCAGCACTGGACGTCCTGGAAGAAGAAGAGTTGGCGACGCGATCGCTTGAACTAGGGAACTACTTTATGGATCAGCTTCGGCAGATGAAAAACCCGCTGATTCGCGAGGTTCGGGGGCGAGGCTTGTTTATCGGCGTAGAGCTTTCGACGCAAGCGCGGCCGTATTGTGAACAGCTGAAAGAGAGAGGCCTGCTCTGCAAAGAAACCCACGAAACGACGATTCGCTTTGCTCCTCCATTAGTGATCAGCAAAGAGGAACTGGACTGGGCTCTCGAACGGATTAGACAGGTATTGGCATAA
- a CDS encoding M20/M25/M40 family metallo-hydrolase, whose amino-acid sequence MQQYQHWNEPEAIRTLINRLVEVPSISGTAGETLMAEKIVEILREIPYYQKHPELVMSVPVPDDPLNRTTVAALYRGNPVSSKTIVLLSHFDVVGVDDFGYMREYAFQPELLTEKLHQQFRDALDEEARNDLDSGSYLFGRGVMDMKAGLAVQLAVLSEIAQQETFPGNILLLATPDEEKSSKGMFAAVPFLNQLKQQHGLEYQLCICSEPNFAAFPGDRSNYIYTGSVGKLLPLILCVGRETHAGEPLEGLNAAWMAAEMVKRMELSEQFVDRVNGEQNPPPTCLKMSDLKTQYDVQTPNLAYILYNVLTLSQTPLDVLHKVKQIAGEAAECVYRERLQKYEMYNKDVPTRSNQVSRPAVYDYSELYQRGIEQFGRPFAESLDGVLQEGRKANWDSQELSVQIAAKMSTFFIEEAPFYLIMFAPPYYPHVHLDQQSAEEQKITEVIEQVRKDAAEQYGEEIQVQHFFTGLSDVSYCRIYNPEQVVPTLQSNMPLWGNQYNIPIDDIIALNLPTINLGPYGKDAHKRSERLELHYTTRVVPHLLRRAIDYVFS is encoded by the coding sequence ATGCAGCAATATCAGCATTGGAACGAACCGGAGGCAATCAGAACATTAATCAATCGTTTGGTGGAGGTGCCCAGCATCTCTGGCACAGCAGGAGAGACGCTGATGGCGGAGAAGATTGTCGAGATCCTGCGGGAGATCCCTTACTATCAGAAGCATCCCGAGTTGGTGATGAGTGTTCCCGTACCCGACGACCCACTAAACCGTACGACAGTGGCTGCTCTTTATCGGGGCAACCCCGTCAGTTCTAAGACCATCGTGCTGTTAAGCCATTTTGATGTGGTCGGGGTAGACGATTTCGGCTACATGCGAGAGTATGCCTTTCAGCCGGAGCTGCTGACGGAGAAGCTTCACCAGCAGTTCCGCGATGCCCTGGATGAGGAAGCGAGGAACGATCTGGACAGCGGCAGTTACTTGTTTGGCCGGGGCGTGATGGATATGAAGGCGGGCTTGGCTGTACAATTAGCCGTGCTTAGTGAGATTGCCCAGCAGGAAACATTTCCGGGCAATATCTTGCTGCTGGCCACGCCAGATGAAGAAAAAAGCTCAAAGGGCATGTTTGCGGCCGTGCCGTTTCTCAATCAACTCAAGCAGCAGCACGGCTTGGAATATCAGCTCTGCATCTGCTCTGAACCGAACTTTGCCGCTTTTCCCGGGGATCGATCCAATTACATCTACACCGGTTCGGTTGGGAAGCTGCTTCCCCTGATACTCTGCGTCGGGAGGGAAACCCATGCCGGTGAACCGCTGGAAGGATTGAATGCGGCTTGGATGGCAGCAGAGATGGTGAAACGGATGGAGCTGTCCGAACAGTTTGTCGATCGTGTCAACGGGGAACAGAATCCGCCCCCGACTTGTCTTAAGATGAGTGACCTAAAGACGCAATACGATGTGCAGACCCCCAATCTGGCCTATATTCTCTACAACGTTCTGACCCTTTCACAGACACCGCTGGACGTGCTGCACAAAGTGAAGCAGATTGCGGGCGAGGCTGCGGAGTGTGTCTACCGGGAACGGTTGCAGAAATACGAAATGTACAACAAGGATGTACCTACCCGCTCCAACCAGGTGTCTCGGCCAGCCGTGTACGATTACAGTGAGCTGTACCAACGAGGAATCGAGCAGTTTGGGCGACCGTTTGCCGAATCGCTAGACGGTGTACTGCAGGAAGGCAGAAAAGCAAACTGGGACAGTCAGGAACTGTCCGTACAAATCGCAGCGAAGATGAGTACGTTCTTTATCGAAGAAGCGCCGTTCTATCTGATCATGTTTGCGCCGCCGTACTATCCGCACGTCCATCTCGATCAGCAGTCAGCGGAGGAACAAAAAATCACAGAGGTCATCGAACAGGTCAGAAAAGATGCCGCTGAACAATATGGCGAAGAGATCCAGGTGCAGCATTTCTTTACCGGTCTGTCAGATGTGAGCTACTGCCGGATCTACAATCCGGAGCAAGTGGTACCAACTTTACAGAGCAATATGCCGCTGTGGGGCAACCAGTACAATATTCCGATCGATGACATCATTGCGCTAAACCTGCCAACCATTAATCTCGGTCCGTATGGGAAGGACGCTCATAAGCGTTCAGAGCGGCTGGAGCTGCACTATACGACTCGGGTGGTGCCCCATCTGTTGCGACGGGCGATTGATTACGTTTTTTCGTAG
- a CDS encoding ABC transporter ATP-binding protein has protein sequence MDRSNNAVDPAISLQSISKFFADTTVIDNISLDLAEGEFLSLLGPSGSGKTTILRMVAGLASPSEGKVILKGQDVSAIPPNKRNLGMVFQQYALFPHMTVWDNVAYGLRARKEKADVIKQKVEKYLELVGLSHLAKRKPRELSGGQQQRVSLARALTVEPVVMLFDEPLSNLDVRLKEQMLQEIRNLHQTIGFSAIYVTHDQNEALYLSDKIAVLNKGKIEQFAAPEAILKQPASAFVADFFGYTNRGEGAVLLEEGKARLGNCEIPVGHVGADAAPGDRGVLLMRANAIQIADYQQELFSLEQIAGRVQVTEAEVLDSRYLGGETELKLRLLQADGLEIDAIYPQMVTPLPKRGEQVRVWFSADSVCFFKGES, from the coding sequence ATGGACAGAAGCAACAACGCAGTAGATCCGGCTATCTCGCTTCAGTCAATCTCGAAGTTTTTTGCTGATACCACAGTCATTGACAACATCAGTCTCGACCTGGCAGAGGGAGAATTTCTCTCTCTGCTGGGCCCGAGCGGTTCCGGGAAGACGACGATTCTCCGGATGGTGGCTGGGTTGGCTTCGCCGAGCGAGGGTAAGGTGATTTTAAAAGGGCAGGATGTAAGCGCCATCCCACCTAATAAACGCAACCTTGGCATGGTGTTTCAACAGTACGCGTTGTTTCCGCACATGACGGTTTGGGACAATGTGGCATACGGTCTGCGGGCCCGCAAGGAAAAAGCGGACGTGATCAAACAAAAAGTGGAGAAGTACTTGGAGCTGGTCGGGCTAAGCCATCTGGCCAAGCGGAAGCCTCGGGAGTTGTCAGGCGGACAGCAGCAGCGGGTTAGTCTCGCCCGGGCACTGACCGTGGAGCCGGTAGTGATGCTGTTCGATGAGCCTTTGTCCAATCTGGATGTACGGTTGAAAGAACAGATGCTGCAAGAAATCCGCAATCTGCATCAAACGATCGGCTTCTCGGCGATTTACGTCACCCATGATCAGAATGAAGCACTATATCTTTCGGACAAAATCGCTGTCCTGAACAAAGGGAAGATCGAGCAGTTTGCGGCACCGGAAGCGATCTTGAAACAACCGGCCTCCGCATTTGTGGCCGATTTCTTCGGGTACACCAACCGTGGAGAAGGAGCTGTCCTCTTGGAGGAGGGCAAGGCTAGGCTGGGGAACTGTGAGATCCCGGTTGGCCATGTGGGAGCCGACGCCGCCCCGGGGGACAGGGGTGTGCTCTTGATGAGAGCCAATGCGATACAGATCGCCGACTACCAACAGGAACTCTTCTCTCTGGAGCAGATTGCCGGGCGGGTTCAGGTGACAGAAGCAGAAGTCCTGGACAGCCGTTATCTAGGGGGAGAGACGGAATTGAAGCTGCGACTTTTGCAGGCTGACGGTCTGGAAATTGACGCGATCTACCCCCAGATGGTTACACCACTACCAAAGCGCGGCGAGCAGGTTCGTGTCTGGTTCAGCGCTGATTCCGTCTGCTTCTTCAAAGGGGAGAGCTAA
- a CDS encoding arylamine N-acetyltransferase encodes MSQSELPAWAYRYLERLGLTPEPPSYSFLGAICRAHLVTVPFENISKLLYYQSRKQMAAPIPPVELFVDNMSRYHFGGTCYTLNSRLYLLLKALGFDCYYVLLGSDHMSVLVRLPDLPGERVFVDCGSAAPLFSPVRFERDQQKFSSFAGEQIRLVPDQKQQGWYRYLRYRRNELISNEWLFHPDDAKTFGQFIPIIERSNQPGTPFMTLLRCQLFQLDKRRNLSLRNNVFTIRYEDGSDSKLLLGSAEEIRQVLADEFRLPRLPVEEAVKVLQSLGVDVFAPMTQGESR; translated from the coding sequence ATGAGTCAGAGCGAACTTCCCGCATGGGCCTATCGATATCTCGAACGGTTGGGGCTTACTCCTGAACCACCCTCGTATTCCTTTCTGGGCGCGATCTGTCGAGCCCATTTGGTGACGGTTCCATTTGAAAATATCAGCAAACTGCTCTACTACCAGAGCCGAAAACAAATGGCTGCTCCTATCCCGCCCGTCGAGTTGTTTGTAGACAATATGTCGCGGTATCATTTTGGCGGTACCTGTTATACGCTGAACTCCCGCCTCTATCTGCTGCTCAAGGCACTCGGCTTTGACTGTTACTACGTGCTGCTCGGCAGTGACCACATGTCGGTATTGGTCAGACTGCCCGATTTGCCTGGAGAACGGGTCTTTGTGGACTGCGGGTCTGCCGCTCCACTGTTTTCTCCCGTCCGTTTTGAACGGGATCAGCAAAAATTTTCGTCATTTGCAGGCGAACAGATCCGCTTGGTTCCCGATCAAAAGCAACAGGGATGGTACCGTTATCTCCGCTATCGGCGAAATGAACTGATCAGCAACGAATGGTTGTTTCACCCAGACGATGCGAAAACGTTTGGCCAGTTTATCCCGATAATCGAACGCTCCAATCAGCCCGGTACTCCCTTTATGACTCTGCTGCGCTGTCAGTTGTTCCAGTTGGATAAACGGCGCAATCTCTCCTTGCGAAACAACGTATTCACGATTCGCTACGAAGACGGAAGTGATTCCAAACTCCTGCTCGGCAGTGCTGAGGAAATCCGGCAAGTGCTTGCAGACGAGTTCCGCCTGCCCCGTCTGCCGGTGGAAGAAGCCGTGAAGGTACTGCAATCGCTTGGCGTGGACGTATTTGCTCCCATGACACAAGGAGAAAGCCGATAA
- a CDS encoding ABC transporter permease, which yields MRNMMRFYTVLGWIAVAYMTALFLYPVCKVVYTSVWVNGSFSLANYVNLFSADLYSKVLLKTLWVSVISTLIALFIGYTLAYFITTRPASKQGFWLMLIISPMFMSLTIRLFGWMILLSKEGPIAKGLSGLFGGSETSLLFSQTAVVIGIVHFVLPFIVLNIYTSLNRLESSLIEASTMLGASRLRTFWKVTFPLSLPGVFAGSSIAFALAASTFLVPIMMGGPSDNLLANMAYNSIVTIGNMGMGAALSFVLLVIIVAVLLVMGRLERRGHIAS from the coding sequence ATGAGGAACATGATGCGGTTTTATACCGTACTGGGTTGGATCGCCGTTGCGTATATGACGGCGCTGTTCCTCTACCCTGTATGCAAAGTGGTCTACACCAGCGTTTGGGTGAACGGCAGTTTTTCGCTGGCCAACTACGTCAACCTTTTTTCTGCTGATCTCTACTCCAAGGTACTGTTGAAAACACTGTGGGTTTCTGTCATCAGCACGCTGATCGCCTTGTTTATCGGCTACACGTTGGCCTATTTTATTACGACGAGACCTGCGAGCAAGCAGGGGTTTTGGTTGATGCTGATCATTTCACCGATGTTTATGAGTCTGACTATCCGTCTGTTTGGCTGGATGATCCTGTTGAGCAAAGAGGGGCCGATAGCAAAGGGACTGAGCGGGTTGTTCGGCGGCTCTGAGACGTCTCTATTGTTTTCCCAGACCGCTGTCGTGATCGGCATCGTCCATTTTGTGCTACCCTTTATTGTGCTCAATATCTACACCTCGCTGAACAGACTGGAATCGTCCCTGATCGAGGCTTCTACCATGCTTGGAGCTTCTCGCCTGCGCACCTTTTGGAAGGTAACGTTCCCGCTGTCCCTGCCGGGGGTGTTTGCCGGCAGCTCGATCGCATTCGCTCTGGCGGCCAGTACGTTTTTGGTACCGATCATGATGGGCGGACCGTCTGACAATCTGCTGGCCAACATGGCGTACAACTCGATTGTCACGATCGGCAACATGGGAATGGGGGCTGCTTTGTCCTTTGTGCTGCTGGTAATCATCGTAGCCGTACTACTGGTGATGGGACGGCTGGAGAGGAGGGGTCACATTGCGTCCTAA
- a CDS encoding ABC transporter substrate-binding protein, which translates to MKKSNSNYSFKKKGVSLLSLLLASVLTVLAGCSSSGEQTQGGGDNQTESSEIVVTSFGGKYDEVFTLYVKEPFEKANPGVTVKLAPYTGIAKLAQGGGSSIDVVSLDDFDLIDAANKGMLEPLKKEEFSTWDNLYPQAFLNSQDGETYGLVNVFGAWGIAYNPEVVDKPESWNDLWSPEAKGKVALMSQWIPDILLTAKATGASYENMEPVWEAFKEVTPSVAQYYSSFSAPESLFGTGEVAMAAWFDGRAYALKNAAKPVDFTIPKEGGVLIRSGMGVLKDSENKELAKKLIDFCMTPEVQAGFAKELYYGPTNTTVELDQSLQEIVVYGKEKVEALITPDWNEILPKREEWLTKWTEATTQ; encoded by the coding sequence ATGAAAAAGTCCAACAGCAACTACAGCTTCAAGAAGAAAGGTGTTTCTCTGCTATCACTATTGCTCGCATCTGTTCTTACGGTGCTGGCCGGCTGTTCTTCGTCAGGTGAGCAAACACAAGGCGGCGGAGACAACCAGACCGAAAGCAGCGAGATTGTCGTTACATCGTTTGGTGGCAAGTACGATGAGGTGTTTACGTTATACGTAAAGGAGCCGTTTGAGAAAGCAAACCCTGGAGTCACCGTAAAACTGGCTCCTTATACGGGAATCGCCAAGCTGGCGCAGGGCGGCGGTTCTTCAATCGATGTGGTTTCACTTGATGACTTCGATCTCATCGACGCTGCCAACAAAGGCATGCTGGAACCGTTGAAAAAAGAGGAGTTTTCCACATGGGACAACCTCTATCCGCAGGCCTTCCTCAACAGCCAGGACGGAGAAACCTACGGGCTCGTCAACGTATTTGGAGCTTGGGGGATTGCCTACAACCCTGAAGTAGTGGACAAGCCGGAATCGTGGAACGATCTTTGGAGTCCGGAGGCAAAAGGAAAAGTGGCCCTGATGAGTCAATGGATCCCGGACATTTTGCTCACGGCGAAAGCAACCGGTGCTTCGTATGAGAACATGGAGCCGGTATGGGAAGCATTCAAAGAGGTAACGCCCTCAGTAGCACAGTACTACTCTTCTTTCTCCGCACCGGAATCGTTGTTTGGAACAGGGGAAGTGGCGATGGCCGCCTGGTTTGACGGAAGAGCCTACGCGCTGAAAAACGCGGCGAAACCGGTTGACTTCACCATCCCCAAAGAGGGTGGCGTACTGATTCGCAGCGGGATGGGCGTATTGAAGGATAGTGAAAACAAGGAACTGGCTAAGAAACTGATCGACTTCTGCATGACGCCGGAGGTTCAAGCGGGCTTTGCGAAAGAACTCTATTACGGCCCAACCAATACTACAGTTGAACTGGATCAATCGCTGCAGGAGATCGTCGTCTATGGAAAAGAGAAGGTAGAAGCACTGATCACGCCTGACTGGAACGAGATCTTACCAAAACGGGAGGAATGGCTGACCAAATGGACAGAAGCAACAACGCAGTAG
- a CDS encoding agmatinase family protein, with the protein MKKQHVGIVGFPWDGGASLGRPGARYAPKAIREAAGWLRNRIDGGKVYNVEKRKLIHFHEQEIIDYGDIEIAAYSTETTFQSAEAKIRELLDDNVFPFILGGDHSISYPGIKALHDSSTGNIGIIQFDAHLDLVDDSPVQGRFSQSSQMRRALELPRVKPHHIVQIGVRSYNYPWYDEYLRETGIVQITAREVHRMSTAEVIERTLRACQDVEKIYLTFDIDVLDPAFAPGSGANEPGGLTPVQCFDLLDGLYRHIDAMDIAEVNPLYDPQEITASMAARILFDCATERVPDHT; encoded by the coding sequence ATGAAAAAACAACATGTTGGGATTGTCGGTTTTCCCTGGGATGGCGGCGCTTCCCTGGGCAGACCGGGGGCGCGTTACGCCCCGAAAGCGATCCGCGAAGCGGCAGGATGGCTGCGCAACCGGATCGATGGCGGGAAAGTGTACAACGTGGAGAAGCGTAAGCTGATTCACTTTCACGAGCAGGAAATCATCGATTACGGTGACATCGAGATCGCCGCTTACAGTACGGAGACGACCTTCCAGAGCGCGGAAGCAAAAATCAGAGAACTGTTGGATGATAACGTGTTTCCCTTTATCTTGGGCGGAGATCATTCCATCTCGTATCCCGGGATCAAAGCCTTGCATGACAGCAGTACGGGCAACATTGGGATCATCCAGTTTGATGCTCACCTCGACTTAGTGGATGACTCGCCGGTTCAAGGCAGGTTTTCGCAGAGCAGCCAGATGCGGCGCGCACTGGAACTGCCGCGGGTCAAACCGCACCATATCGTGCAAATCGGCGTAAGAAGCTATAACTACCCTTGGTACGACGAATATCTGCGAGAGACAGGGATCGTACAGATCACAGCCAGGGAAGTGCACCGGATGAGTACCGCTGAGGTGATTGAGCGGACGCTCCGTGCATGTCAGGATGTAGAAAAAATTTACCTTACCTTTGATATCGACGTCCTCGATCCGGCCTTTGCTCCTGGTTCCGGCGCCAACGAACCCGGCGGGCTGACACCGGTGCAGTGCTTTGACCTGTTGGACGGTTTGTACCGTCACATAGACGCCATGGACATCGCTGAAGTGAATCCGCTGTACGATCCGCAGGAGATAACGGCCAGCATGGCAGCCCGGATCCTGTTTGATTGCGCAACGGAGAGAGTACCTGATCACACATGA
- a CDS encoding helix-turn-helix domain-containing protein, with protein MGSKDELAFPKELIGSKIRQYRRKMGLTVVELAARIGLSQSALSQIERGLVNPSLDTLWKLSYYLEIPVFSFFKDISPSKVHITRREEQKVMTMLHPNVLYRLISPALDGKCEMFELIVKPGEVKHLPQLAHQGEECGYLIEGRLEVLIEDKVYQLEKGDSIYFDSTLEHKFYNPEETDAVGIWVMFP; from the coding sequence ATGGGTTCAAAAGACGAGTTGGCGTTCCCAAAGGAATTAATCGGCAGCAAGATTCGCCAGTATCGGCGAAAAATGGGTTTGACGGTTGTGGAGTTGGCGGCACGGATCGGTTTGAGTCAAAGTGCCCTTTCACAGATTGAGAGGGGATTGGTGAATCCTTCTCTCGATACACTGTGGAAACTAAGTTACTATCTCGAAATACCCGTATTTTCCTTTTTCAAGGACATCTCCCCCTCCAAGGTGCATATCACCAGGCGGGAGGAACAAAAAGTGATGACCATGCTGCACCCGAATGTACTCTACCGGTTAATCTCTCCTGCACTGGACGGAAAATGCGAAATGTTCGAATTGATTGTGAAACCGGGCGAGGTGAAGCATCTGCCTCAGTTGGCTCACCAGGGTGAGGAGTGCGGGTACCTGATTGAGGGAAGACTGGAAGTACTGATCGAAGATAAGGTGTACCAGTTGGAAAAGGGTGACAGCATTTATTTTGACAGTACATTGGAGCACAAGTTTTACAATCCGGAAGAGACTGACGCAGTAGGCATCTGGGTCATGTTTCCGTAG
- the dapD gene encoding 2,3,4,5-tetrahydropyridine-2,6-dicarboxylate N-acetyltransferase, producing the protein MNMMDANEIIKFIQTSEKKTPVKVHVKGDLEGIDFGSTTKAFITGNVGILFGEWKEIQPVLEANKEQIEDYVVESDRRNSAIPLLDTKEIQARIEPGAVIRDQVSIGKNAVIMMGAMINIGAVIGEGTMIDMNVVVGGRGTIGNNCHIGAGSVIAGVIEPPSATPVIIEDDVVIGANAVVLEGVRVGKGAVVAAGAVVIEDVPPYVVVAGTPARVIKQIDEKTKSKTEIKQELRQL; encoded by the coding sequence ATGAACATGATGGATGCCAATGAAATCATCAAGTTTATTCAAACCAGCGAAAAGAAAACCCCGGTGAAGGTTCATGTGAAAGGGGATCTGGAAGGCATCGACTTCGGTTCCACAACAAAGGCTTTTATCACAGGCAACGTGGGGATACTGTTCGGGGAGTGGAAAGAGATCCAACCGGTGCTGGAGGCGAATAAGGAGCAGATCGAAGATTATGTCGTCGAGAGTGACCGGCGCAACTCTGCTATTCCGTTGCTCGATACCAAGGAGATCCAAGCACGAATCGAGCCGGGTGCCGTTATTCGCGATCAGGTCTCCATCGGCAAAAACGCAGTGATCATGATGGGCGCGATGATCAACATCGGTGCCGTTATCGGCGAAGGAACGATGATCGACATGAACGTGGTAGTCGGTGGGCGTGGGACGATCGGTAACAACTGCCATATTGGTGCCGGATCCGTGATCGCCGGCGTGATCGAGCCGCCGTCGGCAACGCCAGTGATCATCGAAGACGATGTAGTAATTGGTGCCAATGCTGTCGTGCTTGAGGGAGTACGTGTAGGCAAAGGAGCCGTCGTCGCTGCCGGAGCAGTGGTGATCGAGGACGTGCCGCCTTATGTTGTGGTGGCAGGCACTCCCGCCCGTGTGATCAAACAGATCGATGAAAAGACGAAGTCGAAGACAGAAATCAAACAGGAACTGCGCCAACTGTAA
- a CDS encoding ABC transporter permease, whose translation MRPKWRGLVYLYILAVVLFILGPVLIIIPQSFSGGDMFSFPPDDFTWKQYEALAEDERIHSSLWLSLSIGAASTCLAGLIGLCAALGIVKGNLPGKNLLESLFLGPLIVPLVTTGIGFLIIFVPLGLVGSPLGIVLAHSIIISPYVVRILIATLRHFDHVQEEAAIVHGADSWYAFRTVVLPQLLPALISGAILAFLVSLDEYTVTIFLAQADTVTIPIRIYQYVAMDINPVVTALASVTVIVSFVLIVLLEKRFKIHKYLEM comes from the coding sequence TTGCGTCCTAAATGGAGGGGATTGGTGTACCTGTACATCCTGGCTGTGGTCCTGTTTATCCTCGGGCCGGTATTGATCATCATACCGCAGTCGTTCAGCGGCGGCGATATGTTCAGCTTTCCGCCGGACGACTTTACATGGAAACAGTATGAGGCGTTGGCGGAAGATGAGCGAATCCACTCCTCGTTGTGGCTCAGCCTCTCCATCGGTGCTGCTTCCACCTGCCTGGCCGGGCTGATCGGGTTATGTGCTGCACTCGGCATCGTCAAGGGCAATCTGCCGGGGAAAAACCTGCTGGAATCCTTGTTTCTCGGACCGCTGATCGTACCATTGGTCACGACTGGGATCGGTTTTTTAATTATTTTCGTGCCGCTTGGACTGGTGGGTTCGCCGCTGGGGATTGTATTGGCTCACTCGATCATCATCAGTCCGTATGTGGTGCGCATCTTGATCGCAACACTGCGTCACTTTGACCACGTGCAAGAGGAAGCAGCCATCGTGCACGGAGCCGATTCGTGGTACGCCTTTCGTACGGTTGTTCTGCCCCAGCTGCTGCCGGCACTCATCTCTGGTGCGATCCTTGCTTTTCTCGTCTCGCTTGACGAGTACACGGTGACCATTTTTCTCGCCCAGGCGGATACGGTCACCATTCCGATTCGCATCTATCAGTATGTGGCGATGGATATCAATCCGGTTGTAACGGCGTTGGCCAGTGTGACCGTCATTGTCTCGTTTGTCCTGATTGTCCTGTTGGAAAAACGCTTTAAGATTCATAAGTACTTGGAAATGTAA